A portion of the Polaribacter cellanae genome contains these proteins:
- a CDS encoding SulP family inorganic anion transporter, protein MTKKSTFKTFVSELPKNLFSGFVVSLIALPLGLGLALASGAPPISGIIAAIIGGIVVALIGGSHVTITGPGNGLVVVILASITTLGNGGMQQGFLYTLAAIVISGVIMIILGFLRMGSLGDFFPASAIQGMLAAIGIGIFAKQIHVMLGDLKAKGSIIDLLIQIPEGILNFIKTDDSSTFYAGLIGIVSLFIMIFYSKIRNRYFQLIPAPMWIVVLSVGLYYYFDLFSAHDYPIHKDLLINLPNDILSNFAFPDFGKVYHADFINAVIAITLISSIESLLSIKAVDKLDPLKRRSNINKDIRALGIATVISGFLGGLNVVTVIARSSVNVNNKGSNKSANFFHATFLVLFIVLFAAELRKIPLPALAAILVFTGYKLAAPKNIQKVFKIGKEQLIIFTVTLLVTIYTSLIIGILNGIIITFVIHVFINKNVLLFIKNALKPNVLMFKEDEKYYVSVKNFSSFLNYTKLKTKLDQIPETQEAIIDFSLCDFVDHSVMENMSNYIANFDRKGGHFEVIGLDDAKSGSAHPFAMRKLLPKKFVPKERVLTKRQKSIQKISEEMHYSYDAFSDIEMEELPNFGYFKTKNIDKVSNVLSNEDCTMFDVQFSEGELIAKQVIKATMLHIHPKKILPKFTLDKEGVFEYIYHFAGYKDIDIDAHPDFSKRFYLSGKNEEKIRDYFTDELILFFESNKQYHIEATDVGLLVIDKERLASVKEMKALAYFGSGLQKIL, encoded by the coding sequence ATGACAAAGAAAAGTACATTTAAAACGTTTGTAAGCGAGCTTCCAAAAAACCTGTTTTCTGGTTTTGTGGTTTCCTTAATCGCACTTCCATTGGGTTTAGGCTTGGCTTTGGCTTCTGGGGCACCACCAATTTCTGGAATTATTGCTGCTATTATTGGTGGAATTGTGGTTGCACTTATTGGAGGTTCTCATGTAACCATTACAGGCCCTGGAAATGGCTTAGTAGTTGTTATTTTAGCTTCAATTACAACACTTGGAAATGGAGGTATGCAACAAGGTTTTTTATACACGCTTGCTGCGATTGTAATTTCTGGAGTTATTATGATTATTCTCGGATTTCTAAGAATGGGCTCTTTAGGCGACTTCTTTCCTGCTTCTGCCATCCAAGGAATGTTGGCGGCTATTGGAATTGGAATTTTTGCCAAGCAAATTCATGTAATGTTAGGTGATTTAAAAGCTAAAGGAAGCATTATAGATTTGTTAATTCAGATTCCTGAAGGAATTCTTAATTTTATAAAAACGGACGATTCCAGCACGTTTTATGCAGGGTTGATAGGAATTGTAAGTTTGTTTATCATGATTTTTTACAGTAAAATTAGAAATCGATATTTTCAATTAATCCCTGCTCCTATGTGGATTGTGGTTTTAAGTGTTGGTTTATATTACTATTTTGATTTGTTTTCTGCTCACGATTACCCAATCCATAAAGATTTATTAATTAATTTGCCAAACGATATTTTGTCGAATTTTGCGTTTCCTGATTTTGGGAAAGTTTATCATGCCGATTTTATAAATGCTGTAATTGCAATTACCTTAATTTCTAGCATCGAAAGTTTGTTAAGCATAAAAGCGGTTGATAAATTAGATCCTCTAAAAAGAAGATCGAACATAAATAAAGATATTAGAGCTTTAGGAATTGCCACAGTAATTAGTGGTTTTTTAGGTGGCTTAAATGTTGTAACTGTAATTGCGAGAAGTTCTGTAAATGTAAATAATAAGGGAAGTAATAAATCTGCAAACTTTTTTCACGCTACTTTTTTAGTCCTTTTTATTGTTTTATTTGCAGCTGAATTAAGAAAGATTCCACTACCAGCTTTGGCGGCTATTTTAGTCTTTACAGGTTACAAATTAGCAGCTCCAAAGAACATTCAAAAGGTATTTAAGATTGGTAAAGAACAATTAATAATATTTACAGTAACACTTTTAGTAACAATTTATACAAGTCTGATTATTGGAATTTTAAATGGAATCATTATCACATTCGTAATACATGTTTTTATCAATAAAAACGTGCTATTGTTTATTAAAAATGCTTTAAAGCCAAATGTGCTAATGTTTAAAGAAGATGAGAAATATTATGTGAGTGTAAAGAACTTTTCTTCGTTTTTAAACTACACAAAACTAAAAACGAAATTAGATCAAATTCCAGAAACGCAAGAAGCCATTATCGATTTTTCTTTATGTGATTTTGTAGACCATTCTGTGATGGAAAATATGAGTAATTACATCGCAAATTTCGACAGAAAGGGTGGGCATTTTGAAGTGATTGGTTTAGACGATGCAAAATCTGGAAGCGCACATCCGTTTGCGATGCGTAAATTGTTACCTAAAAAGTTTGTCCCAAAAGAACGTGTTTTAACCAAAAGACAAAAATCGATTCAGAAAATTAGCGAAGAAATGCATTATTCTTATGATGCTTTTTCCGACATAGAAATGGAAGAGTTACCAAATTTCGGGTATTTTAAAACAAAAAATATAGATAAAGTGTCGAATGTACTTTCTAATGAAGATTGTACGATGTTCGATGTTCAGTTTTCGGAAGGAGAGCTAATTGCAAAACAAGTTATTAAAGCAACCATGCTACATATTCATCCTAAAAAAATACTTCCTAAATTTACGTTAGATAAAGAAGGAGTTTTTGAATATATTTATCATTTTGCGGGTTATAAAGATATTGATATTGATGCGCATCCAGATTTTAGCAAACGCTTTTATTTATCTGGAAAAAATGAAGAAAAAATTAGAGATTATTTTACAGATGAATTAATTTTGTTTTTTGAAAGCAACAAGCAATACCATATTGAAGCGACAGACGTTGGTCTTTTAGTAATTGACAAAGAACGTTTGGCAAGTGTAAAAGAAATGAAAGCCCTCGCCTATTTTGGTTCTGGCTTACAAAAAATACTATAA
- the dnaX gene encoding DNA polymerase III subunit gamma/tau has translation MEHFIVSARKYRPQNFEDVIGQQAITNTLDNAIKNNHLAQALLFTGPRGVGKTSCARILAKKINQQDAALSEDEDFAFNIFELDAASNNSVDDIRNLTDQVRIPPQTGKYKVYIIDEVHMLSQAAFNAFLKTLEEPPAHAIFILATTEKHKIIPTILSRCQIFDFKRIGVLDAKNYLKSICEKENIIAEDDALHIIAQKADGAMRDALSIFDRVVSFSGKNLTREAVTENLNVLDYETYFTMTNLMLQNKIPDVLNAFNMVLGKGFEGHHFINGLASHFRDLLVAKDKATLELLEVGDTAKKKYLKQAEKASIPFLMQSIEKANNCDLNYRASKNQRLLVELTLMQIASITFDGEKKKPANYIIPATFFQALSPAKKQIVKPVEKKVETPVINSQTLATEKKIVKKPILNIAKRRSSLSLKSIHEKKEKKKTIVEENFDNHPKDVFTEKELQELWKEYTALLQKKGERSMASIVGTDVPKLNDSFKISFTVPNKLMQDQFLKGRPKLLKFLREKLNNYGIDIVTVLNETVEKKFAYTPQEKYNKLKEKNPLLDKLRQTFELDL, from the coding sequence ATGGAGCATTTTATAGTATCAGCACGTAAATACCGTCCTCAAAATTTCGAGGATGTTATTGGGCAACAAGCCATTACAAACACGTTAGATAACGCTATAAAAAACAATCATTTAGCGCAAGCTTTGTTATTTACAGGGCCAAGAGGCGTTGGTAAAACTTCTTGTGCAAGAATTTTGGCAAAGAAAATAAACCAACAAGATGCAGCATTGTCAGAAGACGAAGATTTTGCGTTTAATATTTTCGAATTAGATGCAGCTTCTAATAATTCTGTAGATGATATTCGAAATTTAACCGACCAAGTTCGCATTCCACCACAAACAGGAAAATACAAGGTTTATATTATTGATGAAGTGCATATGTTGTCGCAAGCAGCATTTAATGCCTTTTTAAAAACGTTGGAAGAACCGCCTGCACATGCTATTTTTATTTTGGCAACTACAGAGAAGCACAAAATAATTCCTACGATTTTATCTCGTTGTCAAATTTTCGATTTTAAAAGAATTGGAGTTTTAGATGCTAAAAATTATCTAAAAAGCATTTGCGAGAAAGAAAATATTATTGCAGAAGACGATGCTTTGCATATTATCGCTCAAAAAGCAGATGGTGCCATGCGTGATGCTTTGTCTATTTTTGATAGAGTTGTAAGTTTTTCAGGAAAAAACTTAACTCGTGAAGCAGTTACCGAAAACTTAAATGTTTTAGATTACGAAACCTATTTTACGATGACTAATTTAATGCTTCAAAATAAAATTCCTGATGTTTTAAACGCATTTAATATGGTTTTAGGAAAAGGTTTTGAAGGACATCATTTTATAAACGGATTGGCAAGTCATTTTAGAGATTTGTTGGTGGCAAAAGACAAAGCGACTTTAGAATTGCTGGAAGTTGGAGATACTGCCAAAAAGAAATATTTAAAACAAGCAGAAAAAGCAAGCATTCCTTTTTTAATGCAGTCTATTGAAAAAGCAAATAATTGCGATTTGAATTATAGAGCAAGTAAAAACCAACGTTTGCTGGTGGAGCTAACGCTCATGCAAATTGCCTCTATCACTTTCGATGGAGAAAAAAAAAAGCCAGCTAACTACATAATTCCTGCTACTTTTTTCCAAGCACTTTCACCTGCAAAAAAACAAATTGTAAAACCTGTTGAAAAAAAGGTAGAAACTCCTGTTATTAATTCCCAAACTCTTGCTACAGAGAAAAAGATTGTTAAAAAACCAATCTTAAATATTGCAAAAAGGCGGTCTTCTCTTTCTTTAAAAAGTATTCACGAGAAAAAAGAAAAGAAAAAAACGATTGTTGAAGAAAATTTCGACAATCACCCAAAAGACGTTTTTACAGAAAAGGAATTGCAAGAACTTTGGAAAGAATACACTGCACTTCTACAGAAAAAAGGAGAAAGAAGTATGGCTTCGATTGTAGGCACAGATGTACCAAAACTGAATGATAGCTTTAAAATTTCGTTTACAGTTCCTAATAAACTAATGCAAGACCAGTTTTTAAAAGGGCGACCAAAACTATTAAAATTTTTGCGTGAAAAATTAAACAATTACGGAATAGATATTGTAACTGTTTTAAATGAAACTGTAGAAAAAAAATTCGCTTATACTCCACAAGAAAAGTATAATAAGTTAAAAGAGAAAAATCCGCTTTTAGATAAATTACGCCAAACTTTTGAGTTGGATTTGTAA
- a CDS encoding universal stress protein → MQQIHKILIGIAFSPNLKANLFEAIRMANMFNAKLVGVHVGKKTLEKEQNIKALLTEAEVLKKPLKTIWQEGKPVNVILETSAKENIDLLILGAIQQENLLRYYVGSIARKITRKANCSVLLLIKPSVKRIPCKHIIVNGLHDTKTKETIKTSIFFSKNLSCKKLTIVEEISQAELHVTVSDDKTLRKSTIVKERIKSREDFRVKNILKEINCEGIDIKTQSIFGKRGYSIGHYARVKRADLLVMNAPTKTGIFDRIFPHDIEYILSELPTDVLIVK, encoded by the coding sequence TTGCAACAAATTCATAAAATTTTAATAGGAATTGCGTTTTCGCCGAATTTAAAAGCAAATCTTTTCGAAGCCATTAGAATGGCAAATATGTTTAATGCTAAATTAGTAGGCGTTCACGTTGGAAAAAAAACACTCGAAAAAGAGCAAAATATTAAAGCTCTATTAACAGAAGCAGAAGTTCTAAAAAAACCACTGAAAACAATTTGGCAAGAAGGCAAACCTGTAAATGTAATTTTAGAAACATCTGCAAAAGAAAACATAGATTTATTAATTTTAGGAGCCATTCAACAAGAAAATTTGCTACGATATTATGTGGGTTCTATTGCCAGAAAAATTACAAGAAAAGCAAATTGCTCTGTTTTGTTACTAATTAAACCATCAGTTAAAAGAATACCATGTAAACATATAATAGTAAATGGATTACACGATACAAAAACAAAAGAAACCATTAAGACTTCTATCTTTTTTTCTAAAAATTTAAGCTGTAAAAAATTAACGATTGTCGAAGAAATTAGTCAGGCAGAATTACATGTTACAGTTAGCGACGATAAAACGTTAAGAAAATCTACAATCGTAAAAGAACGCATAAAATCTAGAGAAGATTTTCGTGTAAAAAATATTTTAAAAGAAATTAATTGTGAAGGAATCGATATAAAAACACAAAGTATTTTTGGAAAAAGAGGCTATTCTATCGGGCATTATGCACGTGTAAAAAGAGCCGATTTATTAGTAATGAATGCACCTACTAAAACAGGAATTTTCGACCGAATTTTTCCACACGACATCGAATATATTTTATCGGAATTACCAACAGATGTTTTAATTGTAAAATAA
- a CDS encoding DUF4268 domain-containing protein has product MFSKDEAAQLRKDFWTSFGKSFPRKWLLYNTKIKGFSFKFVADRKKAMVCLDLENTDELVNMLYYDQLLSLKSLMENDIPEIVFDNEYELESGKLIHRIYVPFDSKFSIYNKNTWRDCYEFYMETMPKFELFFYEYEDVIKNI; this is encoded by the coding sequence ATGTTTAGCAAAGACGAAGCTGCACAACTACGAAAAGACTTTTGGACAAGTTTCGGGAAATCGTTTCCGAGAAAGTGGTTGTTGTACAATACTAAAATTAAAGGTTTTTCTTTTAAGTTTGTGGCAGATAGAAAGAAAGCAATGGTTTGTTTAGATTTGGAAAACACAGATGAGTTGGTTAATATGCTATATTACGACCAGCTTCTATCTTTGAAGTCGTTAATGGAAAATGACATTCCTGAAATTGTTTTTGATAATGAATATGAATTAGAAAGCGGAAAGTTAATTCATAGAATTTATGTGCCTTTTGATAGTAAATTTAGTATTTACAATAAAAATACTTGGCGAGATTGTTACGAGTTTTATATGGAAACAATGCCAAAATTCGAACTTTTCTTCTATGAATATGAAGATGTTATAAAAAATATTTAA
- a CDS encoding cation:proton antiporter, with protein sequence MLELAGIIILGILAQWVAWKFKIPAILPLILIGLLVGPIAAEFLSEDGSKWIEPIWNGKKGLFPGESLYYFVSLAISIILFEGGLTLKRAEIKNVGPVITKLITVGSTITFFGAGIVAHYVFNLGWELSFLFAGLIIVTGPTVITPILRNIPLKKDISTVLKWEGILIDPIGALVAVLVFEFISVDGDGGFTKTALIEFGKILLFGTAFGFTFAHALAYAVNKKLIPHYLLNVVSLSTVLLVFVESELFAHESGLLAVVVMGMVLGNGKLKNLKELLYFKESLSVLLISILFILLAANINMEDLLLLYTWKTAILFAIVVFVIRPLAVFASTHNSKLKLNEKLFISWVGPRGIVAAGIASLFGSKLLKEGVEGAEYITPLVFMIVLGTVLLNATTARLFAKLVDVFLKSSNAILIVGASSPARLIAHYLKENDKRVVLIDSNKNFIQEANNMDLEAYTINIYDEDLTDNIELNDVGYLIAMTGSEAVNQYAINNFSESFGEHGAFRLATSKEIRNKTLNSRTQFLTPKDDYINLSEAFRDNPKIYEVEIETNDAYEAMLSKLFRESRSVPLFVRKGEEIYLIPEYEKLEEPKENCTLVYLGKPLEENKESVKN encoded by the coding sequence ATGTTAGAATTAGCAGGAATAATTATTTTAGGAATATTGGCTCAATGGGTAGCTTGGAAATTTAAAATTCCAGCTATTTTACCCTTAATTTTAATAGGCTTATTAGTGGGGCCAATTGCTGCTGAATTCTTAAGCGAAGATGGTTCTAAGTGGATTGAGCCCATTTGGAATGGAAAAAAAGGACTATTTCCTGGAGAAAGTTTGTATTATTTTGTTTCCTTAGCCATTAGTATTATTCTTTTTGAAGGTGGGTTGACATTAAAAAGAGCCGAAATTAAAAATGTTGGGCCCGTAATTACAAAATTAATTACTGTTGGTTCTACAATTACATTTTTTGGAGCAGGTATTGTGGCACATTATGTTTTTAATTTAGGTTGGGAACTTTCTTTTCTTTTTGCAGGGTTAATTATTGTAACAGGACCAACTGTAATTACACCAATTTTAAGAAATATTCCTTTAAAGAAAGATATTTCTACGGTTTTAAAATGGGAGGGAATATTAATTGATCCGATTGGAGCCTTAGTTGCAGTATTGGTTTTTGAATTTATTAGTGTAGATGGAGATGGAGGGTTTACTAAAACCGCTTTAATAGAATTTGGTAAAATTTTGTTATTTGGTACTGCTTTTGGTTTTACATTTGCGCATGCATTGGCATACGCTGTTAACAAAAAACTAATTCCTCATTATTTATTAAATGTAGTCTCTTTATCTACAGTGCTATTAGTTTTTGTAGAATCGGAACTTTTTGCGCATGAATCTGGTCTTTTGGCGGTTGTTGTTATGGGAATGGTTTTAGGAAACGGAAAATTAAAAAACCTCAAAGAACTTCTCTATTTTAAAGAATCTCTAAGTGTTTTATTAATTTCTATCCTTTTTATATTATTAGCAGCAAACATAAATATGGAAGATTTACTGCTGTTATATACTTGGAAAACTGCTATTTTATTTGCAATTGTAGTTTTTGTAATTAGACCTTTGGCCGTTTTTGCAAGTACACATAATTCTAAATTAAAATTAAACGAGAAGCTATTTATAAGTTGGGTGGGACCAAGAGGTATTGTGGCTGCAGGAATCGCTTCTTTATTTGGAAGTAAATTATTAAAAGAAGGCGTAGAAGGTGCAGAATACATTACACCTTTGGTTTTTATGATTGTTTTAGGAACCGTACTTTTAAACGCCACAACTGCAAGATTATTTGCAAAATTAGTAGATGTTTTTCTAAAAAGTTCGAATGCGATTTTAATTGTGGGAGCATCTAGCCCTGCAAGATTAATAGCGCATTATTTAAAAGAAAATGATAAAAGAGTTGTTTTGATAGATTCTAATAAAAACTTTATTCAAGAAGCGAATAATATGGATTTAGAGGCATATACAATTAATATTTATGATGAAGATTTAACAGATAATATCGAATTAAACGATGTTGGTTATTTAATTGCAATGACAGGTAGTGAGGCTGTAAACCAATATGCAATTAACAATTTTTCGGAATCTTTTGGCGAACATGGCGCTTTTAGATTGGCAACTTCTAAAGAGATTCGAAATAAGACATTAAATAGTAGAACTCAGTTTTTAACTCCAAAAGACGATTATATTAATTTAAGTGAAGCTTTTAGAGACAACCCTAAAATTTACGAGGTAGAAATTGAAACCAATGATGCTTACGAAGCAATGCTTTCTAAATTGTTTAGAGAATCGAGATCTGTACCTTTATTCGTTAGAAAAGGAGAAGAAATTTACCTAATTCCTGAATATGAAAAATTAGAAGAGCCTAAAGAAAACTGCACTTTGGTGTATTTAGGAAAGCCTTTGGAAGAAAATAAAGAAAGTGTTAAAAATTAG
- a CDS encoding MutS-related protein: MNYFLALLFIFTSLYIFKRFSNRRKLKKIRASLSENWGKEYKKSHYNFFVIGKYFNNNFNKSEAYHIISEKCKIDLDIDDIFKFIDRTSSKIGEQYLYFKLRTIGSIENLLKFDSLVDFFKLNKKVSISFQMELSKLNSNNSYYLEELINDKQLEKPKYMWLIITLTISAISCLILAFFNPFFGLALVPISAINMVFHYKNKHSVTYYLNGVNQLSRALNVSKELSKHPYIKTYFKDLSFIQKIKSIKFKTEFIAFEKNVSNEFLFAFWFLFEIIKILFNIEYLVFYSFIDSITKERKSIEKMFLFIGEIDIAISTASLKSGNLKICKPTFTKDKTIDFTDIYHPLIENCIENNILLNNKSMLLTGSNMSGKTTFIRTVAVNSILAQTLHICFAKKYVAPYYKVFSSIRITDNLLDDTSYYLQEVLAVKELINASLNLEPCLFVLDEIFKGTNTVERISGGKAILSFLNKKQHTVLVSTHDIELTELLEKDNFALFHFSEKIKDDKLLFDHKLKAGKLKTRNAIKILDLYKYPPEIIKEAKDVESTYFS; encoded by the coding sequence ATGAACTATTTTTTAGCATTATTATTCATTTTTACTTCTCTTTATATTTTTAAAAGATTTTCAAACAGAAGAAAACTAAAAAAAATTAGAGCTTCCCTTTCCGAAAATTGGGGAAAAGAATATAAGAAATCTCATTATAACTTTTTTGTAATTGGTAAATACTTCAATAATAATTTTAATAAAAGTGAAGCTTATCATATCATCTCAGAAAAATGTAAAATAGATTTAGATATTGACGATATTTTTAAATTTATTGATAGAACATCTTCAAAAATTGGCGAGCAATATTTATACTTTAAATTGCGAACAATTGGAAGTATTGAAAATCTTTTAAAATTTGATTCTCTTGTCGATTTCTTCAAATTGAACAAAAAAGTTAGTATTTCTTTTCAAATGGAATTATCGAAATTAAATTCTAATAACTCTTATTATTTAGAAGAATTAATTAACGATAAACAGTTAGAAAAACCAAAATACATGTGGTTGATAATTACACTTACCATTAGTGCAATTTCATGTTTAATTTTAGCTTTTTTTAATCCGTTTTTTGGTTTGGCTTTAGTTCCAATTTCAGCTATAAATATGGTGTTTCATTATAAAAACAAACACAGTGTTACTTATTATTTAAATGGTGTAAATCAATTGTCCAGAGCTTTAAATGTTAGTAAAGAATTAAGTAAACATCCTTACATAAAAACATATTTTAAAGACCTTTCTTTTATTCAAAAAATAAAATCGATTAAATTTAAGACAGAATTCATTGCTTTTGAAAAAAATGTTAGTAATGAGTTTTTATTTGCTTTTTGGTTCTTATTTGAGATTATTAAAATTCTTTTTAATATTGAATATTTAGTATTTTATAGTTTTATAGATTCCATTACCAAAGAGAGAAAAAGTATTGAAAAAATGTTCCTTTTTATTGGAGAAATTGATATCGCTATTTCTACAGCTTCCTTAAAATCTGGAAATTTAAAAATTTGTAAACCCACTTTTACCAAAGATAAAACTATTGATTTTACAGATATTTACCATCCTTTAATTGAAAATTGTATCGAAAATAATATACTGTTAAATAATAAGAGTATGTTGTTAACTGGCTCTAACATGTCAGGAAAAACAACATTTATAAGAACAGTTGCTGTTAATAGTATTTTGGCGCAAACATTGCATATTTGCTTTGCAAAAAAATACGTAGCACCATATTATAAAGTATTTTCTTCAATAAGAATTACAGACAATTTATTAGACGATACAAGTTATTATTTACAAGAAGTTTTAGCTGTAAAAGAGTTAATAAATGCTTCATTAAATTTAGAACCTTGCTTATTTGTTTTGGATGAAATTTTTAAAGGAACAAATACTGTTGAAAGAATTTCTGGTGGAAAAGCAATTTTATCTTTTTTGAATAAAAAACAACACACAGTTTTAGTTTCAACGCACGATATTGAGTTAACAGAACTTCTGGAAAAAGACAATTTTGCGTTATTCCACTTTAGTGAAAAAATAAAAGATGATAAATTGTTATTCGATCATAAATTAAAAGCAGGAAAACTAAAAACAAGAAATGCAATTAAAATATTAGATTTATATAAATATCCACCAGAAATAATTAAGGAAGCAAAAGATGTAGAGTCTACTTATTTTTCTTGA
- the msrA gene encoding peptide-methionine (S)-S-oxide reductase MsrA, protein MKLIKPFLIFSFTLLLISCFGFSNKKQNDQQAVYVPQEGTKVAYFASGCFWCVEAIFESVEGVEEAVSGYAGGNTLNPTYEKIGTGKTGHAETVAVYYNPKVVSFETLVNVFFGSHDPTTVNGQHPDYGTQYRSIAFYKTAEEKQTIETILTILNDKVYNGKIATEVTKLKRFYKAEEYHQDFEKRNPNQSYVKAVSIPRLNRFKKKFPELLKKDAH, encoded by the coding sequence ATGAAATTGATAAAACCATTTTTAATATTTTCTTTTACACTTTTACTAATCTCTTGTTTTGGATTTTCGAATAAAAAACAAAACGACCAACAAGCAGTGTATGTTCCGCAAGAAGGCACCAAAGTTGCTTATTTTGCAAGTGGTTGTTTTTGGTGTGTTGAAGCTATTTTCGAGAGCGTAGAAGGAGTAGAGGAAGCAGTTTCTGGTTATGCTGGAGGAAATACGTTAAACCCAACTTACGAAAAAATTGGAACAGGAAAAACAGGACATGCAGAGACAGTTGCAGTCTATTACAATCCTAAAGTGGTAAGTTTTGAAACCTTGGTAAATGTGTTTTTTGGTTCTCACGACCCAACAACTGTAAATGGGCAACACCCAGATTATGGAACACAATATCGTTCGATTGCTTTTTACAAAACTGCAGAAGAAAAGCAAACAATTGAAACTATTTTAACTATTTTAAATGATAAAGTGTACAATGGAAAAATCGCAACAGAGGTAACTAAATTAAAGCGTTTTTATAAGGCTGAAGAGTATCATCAAGATTTTGAAAAAAGGAATCCGAACCAGAGTTATGTAAAAGCAGTTTCTATTCCAAGATTGAATCGTTTTAAAAAGAAATTCCCAGAATTATTGAAGAAAGATGCTCATTAA
- a CDS encoding sterol desaturase family protein, with product MLYFLITLGVFITMEGVTWLTHKYVMHGFGWFLHEDHHEPGYPHVFEKNDAFFIVFAIPSMVLFFLGTYTPHTYLLFIGLGILCYGIAYFLVHDVLIHQRFKWFKNTNNRYLKALRKAHKVHHKNMGKEDSECFGMLFVPLKYFKEQNLF from the coding sequence ATGCTATATTTTTTAATTACTTTAGGAGTTTTTATAACTATGGAAGGTGTAACTTGGCTTACACATAAATACGTTATGCATGGTTTTGGTTGGTTTTTACACGAAGATCATCATGAACCAGGTTATCCACACGTTTTCGAAAAAAACGATGCTTTTTTCATCGTTTTTGCGATACCAAGTATGGTGCTTTTCTTTTTAGGAACTTATACACCACATACATATTTGCTTTTTATTGGTTTAGGTATTTTATGTTACGGAATCGCCTATTTTTTAGTGCATGACGTTTTAATTCACCAACGCTTTAAATGGTTTAAAAATACAAATAATAGATATTTAAAAGCCTTAAGAAAAGCACATAAAGTCCACCATAAAAATATGGGAAAAGAAGACAGTGAATGTTTTGGAATGTTGTTTGTGCCGCTAAAATACTTCAAAGAACAAAATTTGTTTTAA
- a CDS encoding tRNA-(ms[2]io[6]A)-hydroxylase: MLGLQFETETSWAEIAKVNLEQILTDHAFLEQKAASNAVSIIINYSEETELVKEMSNIAIEEMQHFKMVHLLMVKRGMVLGREQKNDYAIRLQKFFPKTKDRTNALVQRLLIAALIEARSCERFKVFSENMEDEELQKFYKNLMISEAGHYTTFLQFAREYQDRAIVDEKWNALLAFEAEIMRERGNVAKIHG; this comes from the coding sequence ATGTTAGGATTACAGTTTGAAACCGAAACTTCTTGGGCAGAAATTGCCAAAGTAAATTTAGAACAAATACTTACAGATCATGCTTTTTTAGAGCAAAAAGCAGCTTCGAATGCTGTTTCTATTATTATTAATTATTCCGAAGAAACCGAGCTTGTAAAAGAAATGAGCAATATTGCCATCGAAGAAATGCAACATTTTAAAATGGTGCATCTTTTAATGGTAAAACGTGGAATGGTTTTAGGAAGAGAGCAAAAAAACGATTACGCAATTCGTTTGCAAAAATTTTTCCCAAAAACAAAAGATAGAACCAATGCTTTGGTGCAACGTTTATTAATTGCGGCTTTAATTGAAGCCAGAAGTTGTGAGCGTTTTAAGGTTTTTTCTGAAAATATGGAAGATGAAGAATTACAAAAATTCTATAAAAACTTAATGATTTCTGAAGCTGGACATTACACTACTTTCTTACAGTTTGCAAGAGAATACCAAGACAGAGCAATTGTAGACGAAAAATGGAACGCTCTTTTGGCTTTTGAAGCAGAAATAATGCGTGAACGTGGAAATGTTGCGAAGATTCATGGATAA